The sequence TGAGGTGTGGTTTGGGTACCACCAGCTTGGCCATCTTTTTTATcaagaattttttttatattctcTACTGCTTTACCCACATCAGTTTTTCCATTTGGGTTTTTCCTTTTTGCAGATATATCTGTATCCAAAATTAAATCTCTAAAATCTCCTAATGTATAGAACATTTGACGTTTAAAATCTTCAGGGATAGTACCACTTTGTAGTTGTGTCTCTACATTACCACTTTGGCCACTCgtttttttataatactGCCACGCAAAAAATGTTTCTACTGCAGCACATTTGATCAAGGTTTCACGCAATT is a genomic window of Plasmodium gaboni strain SY75 chromosome Unknown, whole genome shotgun sequence containing:
- a CDS encoding putative EMP1-like protein, which codes for WECDNSKFQSGHQGACMPPRRQKLCIKKLTKLNGNDTTKLRETLIKCAAVETFFAWQYYKKTSGQSGNVETQLQSGTIPEDFKRQMFYTLGDFRDLILDTDISAKRKNPNGKTDVGKAVENIKKILDKKDGQAGGTQTTP